The Ziziphus jujuba cultivar Dongzao chromosome 1, ASM3175591v1 genome segment GATACCGGAATGCGTGCATTCCTTCAATTTATACAATCTAAGAATATATTTCCATACATGGTTAAAAACGCAGTATACATAATAGACGAGAGGGAATATATTTCTCCAATATATACAAACTggattaatattttcatatatcatTGAAAATATTGTATACATAACGTGGAAAAtgtattttagaatatttataaCCTTCTATTAAtgaatatttctaaaataaaaaatgtaatattattaacaagacttaaataaataaataaataaacaaatgtaCAAGCCCAAGCCCCCATATTAATGAGCAATGGACCCAAAACCCCCAACTAATGCTTGAGGGGTGGACCACTAAAGAGTGACCCACCACCGACAAATAAGCGGACTGGCTTAACACATGGCCCATGGTGCAACTCGTTTTCCCCAAACGATTTAAATCCACTTCCAAGTTCCAACGAAAGCCTTTTAGCAAAATTtacatttgaaataaaaaagagacACGTTCACCAGGTAcatatttaataagaaaataaattaacaaaatgaaAGATAAGCCCAGGTACATCATTCTGAATAAACACATGATGAAATGCACATAGAAAAAGTATAATTTGAAACTTGAAATTTGAGATTTGAAACCTGATAAGTTTAAATTctaaatacatacatattaaaTAGTAAAGCAAAAGGAAGTTGACACGTTAAAATACATAAACCAATAATTGAAATCTTAAAggcacacatatatacatgttcCAAAGTTCCCAATTTTAACATAGACATCCAAATCTTATACAATCATTCCAAAGTAGTTATTTTTACATGATGCAGCGCAAGCATACACACAAACACTGAAATGAACTAGGAAACATATACACGGAAAGAGTGAACAAAAGCTTCTACCCTTTTCCTTATCTCCTCTGGATTGGCACCCACAAGTTTGTCCACTTGAGCTCCATCCCTCATCAGCAAAAAAGTAGGCATGGCCTTTATCTCCAATCTACTTGCTACCTCCTAATATGACCAACAATTTAtacattcatatatacatatataaacaacCATCATCAAAAATATCACAAAACCTTAAAAGTGAGAATCATTAAACATCAATTTGAGGAGATTGTGAATCCGAGACACCCTTTTCTTCAGATTACAGAACGACTGGATAGAGCTATGTCCTCCTTTATGCTTAAGAACTTCAATAAAATGGCTAACATGGATCATATAACTATCTCGACTTTTATGTTGttgatgaatttttttcttcctgTTGGTCAAGAATATGCCAAAATGTTCAAACACTGTGATCCAAAACCTATCATGGTGTAAAGGACTCACCTGCCGCACTTAATAGGAGAATAATTAACTAGAAGTGCATTTGACCATGTACACAAGCTATGGCTCTCATTTACATAATTTTCAAGGTATTAAAAGAAGTCACTAATTTATCAACTGCTTATCCACTTATCTTGGCAAAGAAACTCTAAGTTTGGTGGCACATTTGAAACAAAATACAAACATCTAATGCGTCAACATTTAGGTCATAAATTGAGACACTGATCAACTACACTAAATGTTGTACAATTATTTGGACATTGAAAGCACCCCAAACCACAATATATACTATCAGAAAAACATTTTCGACATATAGGAATACCCCCATGTCTGAGTAGGAAGCAGGAATATTCCTAAGTTTATGTAACACAATATGATGTATTAATTCCTTCATCCTTCAAGTTCAAGAAAATGATGCAACAATTTTTAGATGCAGAACGTTATAAACCATCGGATTCTAATTATGCATAGTCACTCAGATCATTCAACAATTTCCAAGTTACTAAGTAAAATGATTACACCAAGCTTGAAAACCTTTAAAGTTTGTGCAAATCAAGTGCTGAGCAAAATATTTTACTTTCATACAAAACAGACCACAAACTACATAACCTTGGTCAGATGAGCCCTTCATTTTATCCTACTCTACTAGTCTTGATAGGAGACAATCGATATAAGCACGAAAGATAGTCGAAAAGCTACAAAGATAATAGTTTGAACAAACACCAAGATTTGACAGCAATAAGAATCCAGCATCTAAGCAACATGGACAAAGAGCATATGATATATTAAAGTTAACCTCAAGTGCATAAAACTTCGTTTGGTGCCTTTTGAATATCTCAATAAGTCATGGAAAGTACTTGTAGTGGGTCAATTGTAGAGATATGCACTATTCTTCCCAAGTCGTACTCCCCAAACATCATATTAGATGCAAAGAGACGTGTTCCATTACAAGAAATCTAGTCgaaaactattttcttttcacAGTCAGATTATCATCATCCCAAGCATTCTAGGAACAAAAGAATACTTTTGTATAAGATTATATAAGTTCCCATactcatataattaattatacaagCATCACGTATTTACATCACATGCAAATCATATCACTGTAAAGAATAAAACAACAAACGGGAACAATATAAACTAAGTAAAATCTATGTACAACAAGGTTTTCAAATATCACCGCTTAACATACTAGTCTTGTAGAAGGAAATACCAATATTCTAAGCTCGCTTGTCTTCTTCAAATCCTATAGTATACCATCGATTTCTTTGAGAAATTAGGGGAAATTACCTTGACTTCATCAACATCAACAGTGAGAAACAGAACATCTGGGAAGCTTGAGGCCAACTCTTCGAAAAATGGGTTCATAGCCACAGAAGGCATGCACCATGAAGCAGTGAAGTGTACAACAATCTACAACAATATCTCAAGAGAGAGTGATATAAAACCCCTGTACAAGTGATAATACCAATAGATATTTTGTTTCCCACCAATTCACCAACAGAGTTCAAAAATTCTAGGATCATTTTCACAGATCATGAGCCTAAAGTTCAAATAAAGATATTCCTTTATAAAATCGAagccatggaaaaaaaaaaaaatatatatatatatatatatatatagaaaatagaaaagaaacaaaaacccaGTAGAGATAAAGCCCAACAAACTATAAGAAATTGAGGAGGTTGAGAAGACTCACAGGGCAGCCTTGATTGGTGGCTTGGCCAACAAATGAGTCCCATGACTCCACAGAATCAACCTTCACCGCTTTAGATTTAATCTGCTGCTCCACTTGTTGTTGGCcttccatcttcttcttctcgttctctttct includes the following:
- the LOC107421456 gene encoding thioredoxin-like protein CXXS1; this translates as MEGQQQVEQQIKSKAVKVDSVESWDSFVGQATNQGCPIVVHFTASWCMPSVAMNPFFEELASSFPDVLFLTVDVDEVKEVASRLEIKAMPTFLLMRDGAQVDKLVGANPEEIRKRVEAFVHSFRVYVS